A single Candidatus Eremiobacteraceae bacterium DNA region contains:
- the coxB gene encoding cytochrome c oxidase subunit II, translating into MSHDQDQNKLDGGFWRAVIVMGIISALGMWGIVVFPIEDYLKEAAQQAADIDWLFKFMAFFSVPILVYVNGFIIYFVVRYRKRASDSIQATGSPIHDHAGLETWWTIIPAALMLALGLLSYNVLPKYYGAQAATVTMEAIGHKWDYEFRYPGLTQSVYNDLYLPINVPVTIDITSAEARADDAVIHSFWVPEFRIKQDMVPGMVVPIHFTPNRPGTYRIICTEFCGVGHSHMWGSVHIVSQAEFDAWFAAQQKQGASGGPRINVATGDAGAGQALFQQKCSVCHNAAPFDQRKVGPGLADIFDDPQHPTLVDAKKANPADVAEILEKGYTGSMGSMPNMQANGLSSTDIANLIAYLKTLHK; encoded by the coding sequence TTGAGTCACGATCAGGATCAGAACAAGTTAGATGGCGGCTTTTGGCGAGCCGTCATCGTCATGGGAATCATCAGCGCCCTCGGGATGTGGGGCATTGTCGTATTTCCTATTGAAGACTATCTGAAGGAAGCCGCGCAGCAGGCCGCCGACATCGATTGGCTGTTCAAGTTCATGGCGTTCTTCAGCGTGCCGATCCTCGTCTACGTGAACGGTTTCATCATCTATTTCGTGGTCCGATACCGCAAGCGGGCGTCGGATTCGATTCAGGCGACCGGCTCGCCGATCCACGATCATGCCGGTCTGGAGACGTGGTGGACCATCATTCCGGCGGCGCTCATGCTGGCGCTCGGTCTGCTGAGCTACAATGTGCTGCCGAAATACTACGGCGCGCAGGCGGCAACCGTCACGATGGAAGCGATCGGCCACAAGTGGGATTACGAATTTCGCTACCCTGGGCTCACGCAATCGGTCTACAACGATCTCTATCTTCCGATAAACGTCCCCGTCACCATCGACATAACGTCGGCCGAAGCGCGCGCAGATGACGCGGTCATCCATTCCTTCTGGGTTCCGGAATTCCGCATCAAACAAGACATGGTGCCGGGCATGGTCGTGCCGATTCATTTCACGCCCAATCGCCCCGGAACGTACCGAATCATCTGCACCGAGTTCTGCGGGGTCGGGCATTCGCATATGTGGGGGAGCGTTCACATCGTCTCGCAAGCGGAATTCGACGCCTGGTTCGCGGCGCAACAGAAGCAGGGTGCGAGCGGCGGTCCGCGCATCAACGTCGCGACCGGCGATGCCGGCGCCGGCCAAGCGCTTTTCCAACAGAAGTGCTCAGTATGTCACAATGCGGCGCCGTTCGACCAGCGCAAAGTCGGGCCGGGCCTGGCAGATATTTTCGACGATCCGCAACACCCGACGCTCGTCGACGCGAAGAAGGCTAACCCCGCCGATGTGGCCGAGATTTTGGAAAAGGGGTACACGGGCAGCATGGGATCGATGCCGAACATGCAGGCCAACGGATTATCGAGCACGGACATCGCAAATCTCATAGCCTACTTGAAGACGCTTCACAAATGA